The DNA segment atatatatatatatatatatcgtGCTGCCACACGAGAACGTGTCAGCTCCTTtgaaatgtttgcttgtttgctcGGAGCCAAACAGCCAGGGAGTCgtctgcagcactgcaagacGTTGGGATTGACCCAAATCTGCGCCTTCCTGCAGCCGAGCATCCCCCAGAGCAGCACCAAGGCTTGGGATGCTCCATGGGGTGCAGGTCCCCTCCTGCCCCTAGGGGCGGTGCTTCGCCTTCCGCTTggttctttcttcttcttcttttattattattattattattattattatttccattatagacatcattttaaaaaaataaactttacaaTAATACATCTTGTAGTCGCTGCCGTTCGAGcgtttctttttgaaaaataaagaggaaaggaaattgTGAAAAGCCACACTGTAGATGTATATGgttatgtatatacatacatatctgTAGGTATAGGTGAGCGCTATATACATAcactatatatgtatatataaaagaaaactgagtaaCATACAGAGGATTCCAACCGCTGCTGGGGTCAGATCCCATTGCCAACCCAATTCCGATGGAATGAAGATGGAAAAcgaaggaagaattaaaaaaaaaaaacaaaaaaaaaaacaaaaaaaaaggagaaaaaaaaaaaaaaaaggaaaaactccCCCCTCCGAgtgacagagagaaaacatcagGACAACCTCACACCGTTTGAATActggtttcttttctgattttaaaattctcacCGACCAcgggaaaggaaaaggaaagaatccCAGGAACGCCGTAGGGCGGCGGAGCGCTGTCCATGGCCAACGCAGCCCCAATGGCAGCGCTGTGCTCTGGCGATGCCAGCACATCCCGTGTCCCCGTTGGGTCCTTGCAGCACGCTGGGCTGGTggccctgcagacagcccttGCCCCAGAGCTCCGCTcgttgccttttttcccctccccgGTGCCGCTGGCCGCGTTGGTTCCCCTTTGTGGGTGCCTGGTTTTGCCACAAAATGCCAGGCTCGCGGTTGAGCGTAGGAACCCAACGCGCCgtccaatgaaaaaaaaaagccaaaaaaaaaaaaaaaaaaaaaaaggagaaaaaaaaaaaaagaaaaccaccaaaGTTTCCCAGCACTGTGAGGGTCCTTCTGGCCTTGGGCATCGCTGGTGTTCCGCTTGCAGTCTGGAGACCGAGGTGAGCCCAGCGCTCCCGAGCTGAGATGCGGCAATCGTCCCGTCCCTATAGCAGCAGTTTCAGCAGCAGGACGGGCACAGCTGGAAGGATCCGGGCCGCCCGGTGCTGGCTGCCGGCTGCCTTCTGGTCCACGTAGGTCTTCTGGTCCGGCATCGTGTCCGTGGTGAGCTGGGTCTGGGGTGGGGGACAGCGGGGATCAGCAACGCGCTCAGAGTTTGGGGGGGAAGCATTTGGGGACACACCTCGGttttttgggcttttttttgttttggctcACTGAGCACTGAGAACTGTGGACCATGGGATGATGCCCGTGGGTCCCCATCCATCTGGTGGTGACAGGTCCCCATCCATCTGCAGCTATCAGCAGCAGGTGATGGCTCCCAGCACCAGACTCCCTTCCCAAtcctccccctgccccaaaTTACCTCTGAGTAGCACAGGCTCTGCTCTTTGGACTTGTTTAGTTTCTGTCCGTGCTCCTGGAGGGGAGAAATGAGGCTCAGGGCACGCTCATGCACGCAGGGCTGCACCCCAGGAGGCTGAGGGTCTTTGCTACACacttcattacttttttttttgcaaccaAAGTGAAGCTGCAAGCATGCACTGAGCCCCAGGTCCATGCCTTGCTGCAAATCTTCCCTTGTAGAAGGCAATGTCCCCATCCTGCTTCTActccagagcaaagcagcaacCCAGCAAAACGCAAAACATATCTTTTCCAGATTGCCCAAAACCACGTGGAACACAATTGGTTTTCATCCTGACCAAGCCAAGGGCATAAGTGAGGCTCAGAGAAGATCCTGAGCATGGAGTAGGGCACAGATCCTCCTGTTCTTGCACCGCAGCCCCCATGCCCCCAGTTTCCTTCCCCCAGCACCCAGGGGGCAGTGAAATGGAGCCGGCAATCGTCTCACAGAGCCATTAACCAGAAAACACCAGAGCTGATTAC comes from the Numida meleagris isolate 19003 breed g44 Domestic line unplaced genomic scaffold, NumMel1.0 unplaced_Scaffold1372, whole genome shotgun sequence genome and includes:
- the LOC110390577 gene encoding GDNF family receptor alpha-2-like — encoded protein: MPPKMEKSPALPDDINDSNTMYDTSIITTCTSIQEHGQKLNKSKEQSLCYSETQLTTDTMPDQKTYVDQKAAGSQHRAARILPAVPVLLLKLLL